One genomic window of Cyprinus carpio isolate SPL01 chromosome B8, ASM1834038v1, whole genome shotgun sequence includes the following:
- the LOC109084661 gene encoding uncharacterized protein LOC109084661 isoform X1: MENVTTRSTEGLLQPVHPGSVTFNESILAPLQNNYLYEESRECFTYNSAHLINNGALQKRYAAFRSEKREKGYSEQELEESFGFLLLDDANRARKIGKTGLLVGQAKCTTLGDSSKGVYISKYSDCLDLKRWYDGKTGYIVLMKLTKGRVKEVTDNYTQNFTPPTAGYDCHISDQLGAVSSTTSSFLAYERTQYYMYELRDGSNEIDTCPRNACPFAIVAFSYGKMSTTPELEQKSQDKAVFHYQPWIGQFKIESAIYDVGLQSSSGAWFPAKLPKTVEIDHAICVSELKRTLPREIFETYIVGEVCIDGRCFNLYDVVSSKAKNDLAQIAQELKEKDMALVIPLEDSGFLILLHSSHLFSYEDAKSGKAAALQGMFIFPDSRTVPRDAKTDLQNTKLSTEIMQVIPALNYAETEMEKCPPNQQGRSQMSLEKHLQDYGTLFHPGLLDVPTREASMFPDQYDVPGGFTLISPKWSQEAGTQLKSYFDEPCGFTIPVGRALELLTAGRQQRGDDHDDDVYYCISSPEEVPQTEDHIEMEVTKQSEAISDASDRIAEKVKRQIDEQKHLSTEQPQSALPDGLGQLGTAVVTVADSVLEYPTSTVSPRLGDVPAENCVSIENDVEKTSQGSTKGDADGVGVSTKETPIQTSSTPLIKSTEEGAAGGMKDNTHPEKTMPDADKKVNRRSFTRRRGSKRKTRRKTLQNKKEVQKNIALPTSSLPVDLPVNSPDDSTKDPIKTETVHADDINQKPHSTRRGKGRRQRGVKRNLKSKARQAQDPLLSVTTETIDDQSISPSKRDWRSHPRRKRLWNTDASLKRSLRSDAVKNGKKTIVNLQHNETKQSLSSTPKRKMEGFNLRERYGLKTIITNCGRVFVPHGSDADIESAQKEKTHVEMSIDTNAETIFHLENKSKEIVESKGESPLKGKEELSSKDPLFSEDKDADSTSKDMPNALLSALRILRKLHKTHPSESDKSQDICPEKSMNAASNVAVGVQQNNKDHPVAVQEDATSSVPGVSDQSTSPDPKVSSPDKIKKKAKRDVYSAISISKLKTVLRRGKRVKSPSPADNAKSESDNAGTESKKVKLGTIVDLKCDTAQNELTGKGSQPINDEAQHAPMKGVELTKQPVSWRGLIHKASKENGSLNFDTSAPFEIAKHADPQLISSVIGDGVGRRRISTDGKASAERLSTGASLPSDALSLLADLALGASNDKMLKNLEAKAGQEALDGVKASGSPESVLHALLHYPSARFKLPPRSPFPEGLLVTGELILEISKEHSYSQPTSPLSGLSGPSLKVSFPSGSVESPLSLKTGLHLNLPKNAVASCHQEEGGKAEWKHLISPNKPLSEILKTKPRRSRILRNRNIIEKEGIIQVTRIWKEPYDFKFDSKLTNDCKDKTVTRALHGKWNFNIEDTYEDVHLIFHMWIGLFYSKTTSRLFHLENCAALPKEKKVEMVHLDINAIQNAVSLLNVDLSQKVDSAKPVSSEVLDLSVKNDEPANLHLVSNQTTRKDTASQPGEMSFYKHKTAPRHSPSGTSLSSSPKVTALANYRTIDVDVPVENSVPDNDDDTDDENDVTMDCSYSEHLEKNSAYNKLCEQASNMRIGVRILHPKVRNATNNKASTSVATSGPQKIGVFHQIVGPIKPSAFSKQCRLILGRKSFDLGLKNQTGHVPHVILQKEKVSDSAESKEIFEAKKERNKDGCPEALVNENVDKTVELKTGASVLVEEESVSVAEESVSLAEESVSLAEESKAVSHEDSRDRCLTVMEDGSVEENMTSQMPSQDQTSIADHKGTVQVKEDLKTTLDLKDHADMVDEPRDDSSHETNVEEHNETPHIMEEPKPVLDDTSLVDHVDELSDISSDETRAEELNETSSTNEKLKPVHDLKDHANMADELKDALSEETTIEECNEFSNAKEELDLKNQSNVVDASSHETEGNNTKEPVKANKGFTDEEMMQESENKSKEEADLVGSDTEHETSTAMEEYLDDFTLVLEDDMEFSDEDSETMVQKEVYEQNSSTEKSSAFTNDDHDMKMQKSEKQPKTPEAANLVDGALDKCRIDSCPGEDQLMSVQEKHTLDANDTSDGMHDEGETKTTEQNIVVQQEDLDVCHDVSKPTSTVKPTKTDISHLEKDDERDLGQQDAFKVTGEDDTLFDENETQSQDSCVDQLIDSNQECLSLKICASPPNTMTDSRDEAVALIDKPSVLEVNSMLSTPTRDEIPCYPEVNKRFRKEDLNRDLYYQDDTDHADMMPPKSPVSPQPHVSTTKPLSDFTGHYEEVHIDNLRWSRNKYTGTVDFKDKSATTTEHSPEEDSFPLKHKLYPTSQQKDDCNFIEGASQNDSELYYRDDLHGYYHRSDEDVLWYDFHAEESVDHQFYSCGNDSGGDNDSPICSKYITSELNYSYKHKKHAKTERDDYCWAEKNSKSDPLSYKYPIKVTCTADYETEARSSKKKSRKRKFCQNVEWDDDSSDSIKKSSYFETYQTKPTRSFTVSSTSHVKPSTQQFDWRRYFRREATCSQLLDASERDNKFDIQPSSIVTILDRKGNRVIFNNSPTMKPSFDGSSLTKGLEDSFNEWQEQQSKADVTRSALDCEYLIFSQKINRVLNETKSSTMSHCRSNPDPASCPMTVRFSNLSEVESSAELCKAQLSLTDFKIKVDMSDRKEMRESVRNRKPHLQRLFCEKGSSVEFSGISEITEQCAVAYKSMMNDVCSGKTLPHPTEARKRKFDRDRVGRYSGFCGRIKKDVFDSPKSIVSQAKIKYRFYILVTSTDTFFEETKNLLEIEGHRPVEPDEFDLNGDDQSPLLIILRNEDIAEHTCKVPYLLELKKSPSVLFAGIDRPDDVVNFTHQELFAKGGFIVCDELALNTLTLGDMKKVVGILEELDKQGKWKWFLHYRDSRRLRENARSSPEASKKQQFLDCYQKAGIVEVLPYHDCDVMSRDRPDYLFCLTRLQIQNASVRFPVFITDTPTESFGTNGILTMNIYTFLRIISNDTCSVS, from the exons ATGGAGAATGTGACTACTCGATCAACAGAAG GTCTTCTGCAGCCTGTGCATCCAGGCTCAGTAACCTTTAATGAGAGTATTCTAGCCCCACTTCAAAACAACTATTTGTATGAGGAATCAAGAGAATGTTTCACATACAACTCTGCCCATTTGATCAACAACGGCGCTTTACAAAAACGG TATGCTGCATTTCGTTCCGAGAAACGGGAAAAAGGATATTCTGAACAGGAACTTGAAGAGTCATTTGGCTTCCTGTTGCTTGATGATGCAAACAGG GCAAGGAAAATTGGCAAAACAGGCTTGTTGGTTGGACAAGCAAAATGCACTACTCTTGGAGATTCCTCGAAAG GTGTCTACATCTCAAAATACTCGGACTGCCTTGACCTGAAGCGCTGGTATGATGGGAAGACAGGCTACATAGTCCTTATGAAGCTGACCAAG GGGAGAGTGAAAGAGGTTACAGACAACTACACCCAGAATTTCACTCCTCCGACAGCTGGCTACGACTGCCACATATCAGATCAGCTTGGTGCTGTGTCTTCAACTACTAGTTCTTTCTTGGCTTATGAGCGAACACAG TACTATATGTATGAACTCCGTGATGGAAGCAATGAAATAGACACTTGTCCAAGAAATGCTTGTCCGTTTGCCATTGTGGCATTCTCATATGGGAAGATGAGCACCACGCCAGAGTTGGAGCAAAAAAG ccAAGACAAAGCAG TGTTTCATTACCAGCCATGGATTGGCCAGTTCAAGATTGAATCTGCTATCTATGATGTTGGTCTTCAGTCTTCGAGCGGAGCCTGGTTCCCAGCCaaact cCCAAAGACGGTTGAAATTGACCATGCAATTTGTGTGTCTGAACTGAAGAGGACCTTGCCACGCGAAATCTTTGAAACTTACATTGTGGGTGAAg TTTGCATAGATGGTAGATGTTTCAACTTGTATGACGTTGTGTCCTCTAAGGCGAAAAATGACCTGGCTCAGATAGCCCAAGAGCTGAAGGAAAAAGATATG GCTCTTGTTATCCCTCTGGAAGATTCTGGGTTTCTTATACTGTTACACTCTTCGCACCTCTTCTCTTATGAAG ATGCAAAGTCGGGTAAGGCAGCAGCACTTCAAGGCATGTTTATTTTCCCAGACTCAAGAACTGTGCCAAGAG atGCCAAGACTGACCTGCAAAATACTAAGCTGTCAACAGAAATAATGCAAGTAATCCCAGCGCTCAACTATGCTGAAACAGAGATGGAAAAATGTCCTCCAAACCAGCAGGGGCGCTCTCAGATGTCTTTAGAGAAGCATTTGCAAGACTATGGCACTCTTTTTCACCCAGGGCTATTGGATGTTCCCACCAGGGAAGCCAGTATGTTTCCAGATCAATATGATGTGCCTGGTGGTTTTACCCTAATATCGCCTAAATGGTCACAGGAGGCTGGCACTCAATTAAAATCCTATTTTGATGAGCCATGTGGCTTTACTATTCCAGTAGGGAGGGCATTGGAGTTACTCACTGCTGGTCGACAACAGCGTGGTGATGATCACGACGATGATGTCTATTATTGTATATCATCACCAGAGGAGGTGCCGCAGACTGAAGACCACATTGAAATGGAGGTGACAAAGCAATCTGAGGCCATCAGTGATGCCTCTGACAGAATAGCTGAAAAAGTTAAGAGACAAATAGATGAGCAAAAGCATTTGTCCACAGAGCAGCCTCAATCTGCTTTGCCAGACGGGCTTGGACAGCTGGGAACAGCTGTAGTTACAGTAGCTGACAGTGTGTTGGAATATCCAACTTCCACAGTGTCACCCAGATTGGGTGATGTCCCTGCAGAGAATTGTGTAAGTATTGAGAATGATGTTGAGAAAACATCGCAAGGTAGTACTAAAGGAGATGCTGATGGAGTCGGCGTATCTACAAAAGAGACTCCCATCCAAACAAGCAGTACACCATTAATCAAATCAACAGAAGAAGGTGCTGCTGGGGGGATGAAGGATAATACACATCCTGAGAAAACCATGCCTGATGCTGATAAGAAAGTAAATCGGAGGTCTTTTACAAGGCGTAGAGGTAGCAAGCGTAAAACTCGTCGGAAaaccttgcagaataaaaaagaAGTTCAAAAAAACATTGCTTTACCAACTTCAAGTTTGCCTGTCGATTTGCCAGTGAATTCTCCCGATGACTCTACAAAAGACCCAATTAAGACTGAAACCGTGCATGCTGATGACATCAATCAAAAACCCCATTCAACTCGTAGAGGCAAGGGACGCAGGCAAAGGGGTGTGAAACGAAATCTGAAAAGTAAAGCCAGACAAGCACAAGACCCTTTATTAAGTGTGACAACTGAAACTATAGATGATCAAAGTATAAGTCCCTCAAAAAGAGATTGGCGGTCACATCCAAGGCGCAAGAGATTGTGGAATACAGATGCCAGTCTGAAACGGTCTTTGAGATCAGATGCTGTAAAGAATGGCAAGAAGACTATAGTGAATTTACAgcacaatgaaacaaaacaaagtttgtCTAGTACACCCAAGAGGAAGATGGAGGGATTTAACTTGAGGGAACGATATGGCCTAAAGACCATAATCACAAACTGTGGTAGAGTCTTTGTCCCACATGGTTCAGATGCTGACATAGAATCTGCACAAAAGGAGAAAACACATGTTGAGATGAGCATTGACACAAATGCAGAAACAATTTTTCATCTGGAAAACAAATCCAAAGAAATAGTGGAAAGTAAGGGAGAATCTCCCTTGAAGGGTAAGGAAGAATTGTCCTCTAAAGATCCACTGTTTAGTGAAGACAAAGACGCAGACAGCACTTCTAAAGACATGCCAAATGCTCTCTTGTCAGCATTAAGGATACTGAGAAAACTTCACAAGACCCATCCATCAGAAAGTGACAAAAGTCAGGATATATGTCCAGAAAAGTCCATGAATGCTGCATCAAACGTGGCTGTAGGtgtacaacaaaataacaaagatCATCCTGTTGCTGTTCAAGAGGATGCAACTTCCAGTGTTCCTGGAGTTTCTGACCAATCGACGTCCCCGGACCCAAAAGTATCCTCTCCtgacaaaatcaaaaagaaagcaaaacGTGATGTGTACAGTGCAATATCTATAAGCAAATTGAAGACGGTGCTCAGAAGGGGAAAGAGGGTGAAATCTCCTTCCCCTGCTGACAATGCAAAATCTGAGTCAGATAACGCAGGCACAGagtcaaaaaaagtaaaattgggCACCATCGTGGATCTGAAGTGTGATACTGCCCAAAATGAGCTGACAGGCAAAGGATCGCAACCCATAAATGATGAGGCACAGCATGCACCAATGAAAGGTGTGGAGTTGACAAAACAACCTGTGTCTTGGAGAGGTCTTATTCACAAGGCATCAAAAGAAAATG GGTCCCTCAATTTTGACACATCAGCACCTTTTGAAATAGCTAAACACGCTGACCCGCAGCTCATTTCTTCAGTTATTGGGGATGGGGTGGGAAGGAGACGAATTAGCACTGATGGCAAAGCCAGTGCAGAGAGACTGAGCACGGGTGCATCTCTGCCCTCAGATGCTTTGAGTTTACTGGCTGACTTGGCCCTTGGTGCGAGTAacgataaaatgttaaaaaacttaGAAGCCAAAGCTGGCCAGGAGGCCCTTGATGGAGTGAAGGCTAGCGGCTCCCCGGAGTCAGTACTTCATGCTCTTCTTCATTATCCATCCGCCAGATTTAAATTACCCCCCAGGTCTCCTTTCCCAGAAGGTCTTTTAGTGACTGGGGAACTGATTTTGGAAATATCAAAAGAACATTCTTACTCACAGCCCACCTCTCCGCTGTCAGGTTTGTCAGGTCCATCTCTCAAGGTTTCTTTTCCATCTGGAAGTGTAGAATCGCCTCTGTCATTGAAAACTGGGCTTCATCTGAACCTACCCAAAAATGCCGTGGCCTCATGTCATCAAGAGGAAGGGGGAAAAGCAGAATGGAAGCATTTGATTTCTCCAAATAAGCCATTGTCAGAGATCCTCAAGACAAAACCGCGGAGATCAAGAATTTTACGCAACAGAAACATAATCGAAAAGGAGGGAATAATTCAAGTGACGAGGATTTGGAAAGAACCATATGATTTTAAATTTGACAGCAAGCTCACCAATGACTGTAAAGACAAAACTGTCACACGAGCACTTCATGG GAAATGGAACTTCAACATTGAAGATACCTATGAGGATGTCCATCTCATTTTTCACATGTGGATTGGTCTTTTCTATAGTAAGACCACGTCCAGGTTATTTCACCTTGAAAATTGCGCTGCACTTCCAAAGGAGAAGAAGGTTGAAATGGTTCATTTGGACATAAATGCTATTCAGAATGCTGTGTCTTTGCTCAATGTTGATTTAAGCCAGAAAGTGGACTCGGCCAAGCCCGTTTCATCAGAAGTTTTGGATCTTTCTGTGAAAAATGATGAGCCTGCAAATCTTCATTTAGTCTCAAATCAGACCACAAGAAAAGACACTGCATCACAACCTGGTGAAATGTCATTTTATAAGCATAAAACGGCACCAAGGCATTCACCTTCTGGGACAAGTCTCTCCTCCAGTCCGAAAGTTACAGCATTGGCG AATTATAGAACTATAGATGTAGATGTACCAGTGGAAAATTCAGTCCCTGACAATGATGATGACACTGATGATGAAAATGACGTCACCATGGACTGCTCATATTCAGAGCACTTGGAAAAAAACAGTGCATACAACAAGTTGTGTGAGCAAGCATCAAATATGAGAATAGGTGTTCGGATACTTCACCCAAAGGTCAGAAATGCTACAAATAATAAAGCATCCACCAGCGTGGCCACTTCTGGTCCCCAAAAAATTGGTGTTTTCCATCAAATTGTTGGTCCCATAAAACCATCAGCATTCTCAAAACAATGCCGTCTGATTTTGGGTAGGAAAAGTTTTGATCTGGGTTTAAAGAATCAAACTGGGCATGTACCGCATGTAATACTGCAAAAGGAGAAAGTGTCTGACAGTGCAGAGAGTAAAGAGATTTTtgaagcaaagaaagaaagaaataaagatgggTGCCCAGAAGCTCTGGTTAATGAAAATGTTGATAAGACTGTTGAACTTAAAACTGGAGCATCCGTTTTGGTGGAGGAAGAGAGTGTATCTGTAGCTGAAGAGAGTGTATCTTTAGCTGAAGAGAGTGTATCTTTAGCTGAAGAGAGTAAAGCTGTATCACATGAAGATAGCCGGGATAGATGTCTGACAGTGATGGAAGATGGAAGTGTTGAAGAAAACATGACTTCCCAAATGCCTAGCCAAGATCAGACTAGTATTGCAGATCATAAAGGAACTGTTCAAGTAAAGGAAGATCTTAAAACTACACTAGATCTAAAAGATCATGCAGACATGGTCGATGAGCCAAGAGATGATTCATCACATGAAACTAATGTTGAAGAGCATAATGAGACTCCTCATATAATGGAAGAACCTAAACCTGTACTAGATGACACAAGTCTAGTTGACCATGTTGACGAGCTAAGTGATATTTCATCAGATGAGACGAGAGCTGAAGAGCTTAATGAGACTTCTAGTACAAATGAAAAACTTAAGCCTGTACATGATTTGAAAGATCACGCAAATATGGCTGATGAGCTGAAAGATGCTTTATCAGAAGAGACTACTATTGAAGAGTGTAATGAGTTTTCTAATGCCAAAGAAGAGCTTGATctgaaaaatcaatcaaatgtGGTTGATGCATCATCCCATGAAACTGAAGGTAACAACACTAAAGAGCCTGTGAAAGCGAATAAAGGTTTTACAGATGAGGAAATGATGCAAGAAAGTGAGAATAAATCAAAGGAAGAGGCAGACCTGGTTGGCAGTGATACTGAACATGAGACGTCCACAGCAATGGAGGAATATCTAGATGACTTTACTTTGGTTTTGGAGGATGATATGGAATTCAGTGACGAGGATTCTGAAACCATGGTACAGAAGGAAGTTTAtgaacaaaacagctccactgagAAATCATCTGCCTTCACCAATGATGATCATGACATGAAGATGCAGAAGAGTGAAAAACAACCTAAGACACCAGAGGCGGCAAACCTGGTAGATGGTGCCCTTGACAAATGTAGAATAGATTCATGTCCAGGTGAAGATCAGCTCATGTCTGTTCAAGAGAAACACACCCTAGATGCGAATGATACTTCTGATGGAATGCATGATGAGGGTGAAACCAAGACTACTGAGCAGAATATAGTGGTCCAGCAAGAGGATCTTGATGTTTGTCACGATGTGTCAAAACCAACAAGTACTGTTAAACCCACCAAAACAGATATAAGTCATTTAGAAAAAGATGACGAAAGAGATTTAGGCCAACAAGATGCATTTAAAGTCACTGGTGAGGATGATACACTTTTTGATGAGAATGAAACACAAAGTCAAGATTCTTGTGTAGATCAATTGATCGACTCAAACCAAGAATGTCTTTCCCTAAAAATCTGTGCATCACCCCCAAATACCATGACTGACTCTCGTGATGAAGCAGTTGCTCTAATTGACAAACCCTCAGTATTGGAGGTAAACAGCATGCTCTCTACTCCCACTCGAGATGAAATTCCATGTTATCCAGAGGTAAACAAAAGATTCAGGAAAGAGGATTTGAATAGGGACTTGTACTACCAAGACGACACGGATCACGCTGACATGATGCCACCTAAAAGTCCAGTAAGCCCTCAACCCCATGTTTCTACCACAAAGCCATTATCTGACTTTACAGGACATTATGAAGAAGTCCACATTGACAACCTAAGGTGGAGTAGGAACAAATACACTGGTACAGTGGATTTTAAAGATAAATCTGCAACAACTACTGAGCATTCACCCGAGGAAGACTCTTTTCCGTTAAAGCACAAACTCTATCCCACCTCCCAACAAAAAGATGACTGTAACTTCATAGAGGGTGCATCTCAAAATGATTCTGAACTCTATTACAGAGACGATTTACATGGATATTACCACAGATCTGATGAAGATGTGCTATGGTATGATTTCCATGCAGAGGAATCCGTTGATCACCAATTTTACTCATGTGGAAATGACTCTGGTGGTGACAACGATTCACCCATTTGTTCCAAGTACATAACATCTGAACTCAACTATTCCTACAAGCACAAAAAGCATGCAAAGACAGAGAGGGATGACTACTGTTGGGCAGAAAAGAATTCTAAATCGGACCCTCTATCTTACAAATACCCAATAAAGGTTACTTGTACTGCAGACTATGAGACCGAAGCCCGAAGTTCAAAAAAGAAGTCtcgaaaaagaaaattctgtcaaaatgTTGAGTGGGATGATGATTCTTCTGACAGCATTAAAAAATCATCGTACTTTGAAACATATCAAACAAAGCCAACTAGGTCATTCACAGTTAGTTCCACTTCACATGTTAAGCCAAGCACCCAGCAATTTGACTGGCGCAGGTATTTCAGAAGGGAGGCAACTTGCAGTCAGCTATTAGATGCGAGTGAGAGGGATAACAAATTTGACATTCAACCCTCATCCATTGTTACCATTTTGGACAGGAAAGGAAACCGTGTTATATTCAATAACTCTCCCACCATGAAACCATCTTTTGATGGAAGTAGTTTGACTAAGGGACTTGAAGACTCTTTTAATGAATGGCAGGAACAACAAAGTAAGGCTGACGTGACCCGGTCTGCACTTGATTGCGAGTACCTCATCTTCTCTCAAAAAATTAATCGGGTTCTGAATGAAACTAAGAGCTCTACCATGTCACACTGTAGGTCAAATCCTGACCCGGCTTCATGTCCCATGACTGTTCGGTTTTCAAATCTCAGTGAAGTAGAGAGTTCCGCTGAACTTTGTAAAGCACAACTATCACTTACCGATTTTAAGATTAAAGTGGACATGTCTGATAGGAAAGAGATGAGGGAGTCCGTGAGAAACCGTAAACCACATCTCCAAAGACTTTTCTGTGAAAAAGGCAGTAGTGTTGAGTTCTCCGGGATATCAGAAATAACAGAGCAATGCGCTGTTGCATACAAGTCCATGATGAACGATGTCTGCAGCGGGAAGACTCTGCCTCATCCAACTGAGGCAAGAAAGAGGAAGTTTGATCGGGATAGAGTTGGCCGTTATTCTGGATTCTGTGGTCGCATCAAGAAAGATGTTTTTGACAGTCCAAAGTCTATTGTGAGTCAAGCTAAGATTAAGTACAGGTTTTATATCCTTGTCACATCAACAGATACCTTCTTTGAAGAAACCAAG AACCTTTTGGAGATTGAGGGCCACAGACCGGTTGAGCCAGACGAGTTTGACCTCAATGGTGATGATCAATCCCCTTTGCTCATTATACTGAGAAATGAGGACATTGCAGAGCACACATGTAAG GTGCCTTATTTGCTGGAATTAAAGAAGTCTCCCAGTGTCCTGTTTGCTGGCATCGACCGACCCGATGATGTGGTGAACTTCACTCACCAAGAGCTTTTTGCTAAGGGAGGCTTTATAGTATGTGATGAATTGGCTCTCAACACACTTACTCTAG GTGACATGAAAAAAGTTGTTGGGATTCTGGAGGAGTTAGACAAGCAAGGGAAATGGAAATGGTTTCTGCACTACAGAGACAGTCGCAGACTTCGGGAAAATGCAAG GTCCAGTCCTGAAGCAAGTAAGAAACAGCAGTTTCTAGATTGCTATCAGAAAGCTGGCATAGTCGAGGTCTTGCCCTATCATGACTGTGATGTCATGTCACGGGACCGACCCGACTATCTCTTTTGTTTGACTCGACTTCAGATCCAAAATGCCTCTGTTCGCTTTCCCGTGTTTATTACAG ACACACCAACTGAATCTTTTGGAACAAATGGAATTTTAACAATGAACATTTACACATTCTTACGAATCATTTCAAACGATACGTGTTCTGTGTCATAA